The following coding sequences are from one Salvia hispanica cultivar TCC Black 2014 chromosome 3, UniMelb_Shisp_WGS_1.0, whole genome shotgun sequence window:
- the LOC125213589 gene encoding heparanase-like protein 3 isoform X2, which produces MRLRHLQLGNCFPSQSGFEQQDSSECYQRLGGTLQDKLRYQTSDDTIPCTQFIKNSSEMFGFSPGCLPLSRWDELNTFFAQAGAKVIFGLNALTGRTIGPGGVCTGAWDPTNAESLIRHTVNSGYTIHGWELGNELSGNGIGASVAADQYAADVITLGNKVQEIYKGFDTKPLVLGPGGFFDGTWFSRFVKGAAGSLQVVTHHIYNLGPGVDEHLIEKILDPSYLDGEAQTFKDLRSIVKSSASGAVAWVGEAGGAYNSGRNLVTNAFVFSFWYLDQLGMSAAYDSKTYCRQSFIGGNYGLIDTNTFVPNPDYYSALLWHRLMGRRVVSTSFNGTSKMRAYAHCSKNRNGITLLLINLDNTTTVQVGVSVEKLTLEQAVRLTRKTQFSGGYREEEEETGNEMLREEYHLTAKDGDLHSRTMLLNGEILQLNSSGQIPPLNPRRVDVLQPITVAPYSILFAQIPISLPACK; this is translated from the exons ATGCGACTACGGCACCTGCAGCTGGGGAACTGCTTCCCTTCTCAATCTG GATTTGAGCAACAAGATTCTTCTGAATGCTATCAAAG ACTGGGAGGAACTCTACAAGACAAACTCAGATATCAAACATCAGATGATACTATTCCATGCACTCAGTTCATCAAGAATAGCTCCGAGATGTTCGGATTCAGTCCCGGCTGCTTGCCCCTATCGCGATGGGACGAGCTCAACACCTTCTTTGCACAAGCAGG AGCTAAGGTTATATTCGGTCTGAACGCGCTAACTGGCCGGACTATTGGACCGGGCGGCGTGTGCACGGGAGCTTGGGACCCCACCAACGCAGAATCTCTAATTAGACACACTGTCAACAGTGGCTACACCATCCATGGATGGGAGCTTG GAAACGAACTGAGCGGAAACGGCATTGGAGCAAGCGTTGCAGCCGATCAATACGCAGCTGATGTGATCACACTTGGCAACAAAGTGCAGGAGATCTACAAGGGCTTCGACACCAAGCCCTTGGTTCTTGGGCCAGGCGGCTTCTTTGACGGAACGTGGTTCTCAAGATTTGTCAAGGGAGCGGCCGGATCACTTCAAGTTGTCACGCATCACATTTACAATCTCGGGCCAG GAGTGGACGAGCATTTGATTGAAAAGATACTCGACCCCTCGTATCTTGATGGCGAAGCGCAGACTTTTAAGGATCTCCGGAGCATCGTGAAGAGCTCGGCAAGTGGAGCTGTTGCTTGGGTTGGTGAGGCTGGAGGGGCTTATAACAGTGGCAGAAATCTTGTGACAAATGCATTTGTGTTTAGTTTCTG GTATCTGGATCAGCTAGGGATGTCTGCTGCCTATGATTCCAAAACATACTGCAGACAGTCCTTCATTGGCGGGAACTACGGTCTGATCGACACAAACACTTTCGTCCCTAACCCCGATTACTACAG TGCACTTCTTTGGCATCGTCTCATGGGAAGACGGGTTGTGTCGACAAGCTTCAATGGGACGAGCAAGATGCGAGCGTACGCTCATTGTTCCAAGAACAGG AACGGAATCACACTGCTACTGATCAATCTAGACAACACCACTACAGTTCAAGTTGGGGTTTCAGTCGAGAAACTGACGCTTGAGCAGGCTGTTCGCCTAACACGCAAGACACAATTCTCCGGTGGATAcagagaagaagaggaagagacCGGAAACGAGATGTTGAGAGAAGAATACCATCTAACTGCAAAAGATGGAGATTTGCATAGCAGAACAATGCTTCTAAATGGGGAAATACTGCAACTAAACTCTTCAGGCCAAATACCTCCATTAAACCCGAGAAGAGTAGACGTTTTACAACCGATAACAGTTGCTCCCTACTCTATACTATTTGCTCAGATACCTATCAGCCTCCCTGCCTGCAAATAA
- the LOC125213588 gene encoding cysteine--tRNA ligase, chloroplastic/mitochondrial isoform X2, with translation MISATLATPAFMLLLMSSTGRYLKHLGYEVNYVRNFTDVDDKIIARANELGEDPISLSRRFCEEFHLDMAYLNCLPPSVEPRVSDHIPQIIAMIRQILDNGCAYAVEGDVYFSIDKFPEYGRLSGRKLEDNRAGQRVAVDSRKRNTADFALWKAAKEGEPFWESPWGPGRPGWHIECSAMSAAYLGYSFDIHGGGMDLVFPHHENEIAQSCAACRESNISYWIHNGFVTIDSEKMSKSLGNFFTIRKVLELYHPLALRHFLLGTHYRSPINYSELLLETASDRVYYIYQALHDSESITAQHDETSLKDSIPADVATCINKFWDECLISMTDDLHTSVALAAISEPLKTMNDLLHTRKGKKQQLRVESLAALEKTVRDILAILGLLPDSYSEALKQLKDYALRRAKLTEDHVLHKIEERNAARKNKEYEKSDAIRKELASAGIALMDSPEGTTWRPALPLALQDQ, from the exons ATGATCTCAGCCACATTGGCCACGCCCGCGTTTATGTTGCTTTTGATGTCCTCTACAG gCAGATACCTTAAGCATTTGGGATATGAGGTTAACTACGTTCGCAATTTCACCGATGTTGATGACAAG ATTATTGCCAGAGCAAATGAGTTGGGTGAAGATCCGATAAGCTTGAGCAGAAGATTTTGTGAGGAATTTCATCTTGACATGGCGTATCTGAACTGCCTTCCTCCTTCCGTGGAGCCTCGTGTTTCTGATCACATACCGCAAATTATTGCTATGATCAGACAG ATACTGGATAATGGATGTGCATACGCAGTCGAGGGTGATGTGTACTTCTCCATAGACAAATTCCCCGAGTATGGACGATTATCTGGACGTAAACTGGAAGATAACAGGGCCGGTCAACGAGTTGCAGTGGACTCTAGGAAGAGAAACACAGCTGACTTTGCTTTATGGAAG GCAGCAAAGGAGGGAGAACCTTTCTGGGAGAGTCCATGGGGTCCGGGAAGGCCGGGATGGCATATCGAGTGCAGTGCTATGAGTGCTGCTTATTTAGGTTATTCTTTCGACATACATGGTGGTGGAATGGATCTTGTATTTCCCCATCACGAGAATGAGATTGCTCAAAGCTGTGCCGCCTGCCGTGAAAGCAATATAAGTTATTGGATCCATAATGGATTTGTGACCATAGATTCTGAGAAGATGTCGAAATCTCTTGGCAACTTTTTCACCATTAGAAAG GTACTCGAACTTTATCATCCACTGGCTCTGAGGCATTTCCTTTTGGGAACACACTATCGTTCCCCTATTAATTACTCGGAGTTACTGCTTGAAACTGCATCAGACCGTGTTTATTATATCTATCAG GCATTACATGATAGTGAGAGTATCACGGCCCAGCATGATGAAACTAGTTTGAAGGATTCGATTCCAGCAGATGTTGCAACTTGCATCAACAAATTTTGGGATGAATGTTTGATATCAATGACAGATGATCTACATACTTCTGTAGCATTGGCTGCAATTTCTGAACCATTGAAAACCATGAATGATCTTTTACATACCCGAAAG GGAAAGAAGCAACAACTCAGAGTCGAGTCACTTGCTGCTTTAGAGAAGACCGTTAGGGATATTCTTGCTATTTTGGGGCTTTTGCCAGATAGCTATTCCGAG GCGTTGAAGCAGCTGAAGGATTATGCTCTGAGGCGTGCAAAGTTGACAGAAGATCATGTTCTGCACAAGATCGAAGAAAGGAATGCTgcgagaaaaaataaagaatacgAAAAATCCGATGCAATTCGAAAAGAATTGGCTAGTGCAGGCATTGCACTCATGGACAGCCCAGAAGGCACAACTTGGAGACCTGCTCTGCCTCTGGCATTGCAAGACCAATAG
- the LOC125213588 gene encoding cysteine--tRNA ligase, chloroplastic/mitochondrial isoform X3 — MAYLNCLPPSVEPRVSDHIPQIIAMIRQILDNGCAYAVEGDVYFSIDKFPEYGRLSGRKLEDNRAGQRVAVDSRKRNTADFALWKAAKEGEPFWESPWGPGRPGWHIECSAMSAAYLGYSFDIHGGGMDLVFPHHENEIAQSCAACRESNISYWIHNGFVTIDSEKMSKSLGNFFTIRKVLELYHPLALRHFLLGTHYRSPINYSELLLETASDRVYYIYQALHDSESITAQHDETSLKDSIPADVATCINKFWDECLISMTDDLHTSVALAAISEPLKTMNDLLHTRKGKKQQLRVESLAALEKTVRDILAILGLLPDSYSEALKQLKDYALRRAKLTEDHVLHKIEERNAARKNKEYEKSDAIRKELASAGIALMDSPEGTTWRPALPLALQDQ, encoded by the exons ATGGCGTATCTGAACTGCCTTCCTCCTTCCGTGGAGCCTCGTGTTTCTGATCACATACCGCAAATTATTGCTATGATCAGACAG ATACTGGATAATGGATGTGCATACGCAGTCGAGGGTGATGTGTACTTCTCCATAGACAAATTCCCCGAGTATGGACGATTATCTGGACGTAAACTGGAAGATAACAGGGCCGGTCAACGAGTTGCAGTGGACTCTAGGAAGAGAAACACAGCTGACTTTGCTTTATGGAAG GCAGCAAAGGAGGGAGAACCTTTCTGGGAGAGTCCATGGGGTCCGGGAAGGCCGGGATGGCATATCGAGTGCAGTGCTATGAGTGCTGCTTATTTAGGTTATTCTTTCGACATACATGGTGGTGGAATGGATCTTGTATTTCCCCATCACGAGAATGAGATTGCTCAAAGCTGTGCCGCCTGCCGTGAAAGCAATATAAGTTATTGGATCCATAATGGATTTGTGACCATAGATTCTGAGAAGATGTCGAAATCTCTTGGCAACTTTTTCACCATTAGAAAG GTACTCGAACTTTATCATCCACTGGCTCTGAGGCATTTCCTTTTGGGAACACACTATCGTTCCCCTATTAATTACTCGGAGTTACTGCTTGAAACTGCATCAGACCGTGTTTATTATATCTATCAG GCATTACATGATAGTGAGAGTATCACGGCCCAGCATGATGAAACTAGTTTGAAGGATTCGATTCCAGCAGATGTTGCAACTTGCATCAACAAATTTTGGGATGAATGTTTGATATCAATGACAGATGATCTACATACTTCTGTAGCATTGGCTGCAATTTCTGAACCATTGAAAACCATGAATGATCTTTTACATACCCGAAAG GGAAAGAAGCAACAACTCAGAGTCGAGTCACTTGCTGCTTTAGAGAAGACCGTTAGGGATATTCTTGCTATTTTGGGGCTTTTGCCAGATAGCTATTCCGAG GCGTTGAAGCAGCTGAAGGATTATGCTCTGAGGCGTGCAAAGTTGACAGAAGATCATGTTCTGCACAAGATCGAAGAAAGGAATGCTgcgagaaaaaataaagaatacgAAAAATCCGATGCAATTCGAAAAGAATTGGCTAGTGCAGGCATTGCACTCATGGACAGCCCAGAAGGCACAACTTGGAGACCTGCTCTGCCTCTGGCATTGCAAGACCAATAG
- the LOC125213589 gene encoding heparanase-like protein 3 isoform X1, translated as MAYSKSDANSDTLLSEMASAMRILGLTLWWLYLASRGATRAVSQSANGTVHIDGSSPIGVTDEDFICATMDWWPPTKCDYGTCSWGTASLLNLDLSNKILLNAIKAFSPLKIRLGGTLQDKLRYQTSDDTIPCTQFIKNSSEMFGFSPGCLPLSRWDELNTFFAQAGAKVIFGLNALTGRTIGPGGVCTGAWDPTNAESLIRHTVNSGYTIHGWELGNELSGNGIGASVAADQYAADVITLGNKVQEIYKGFDTKPLVLGPGGFFDGTWFSRFVKGAAGSLQVVTHHIYNLGPGVDEHLIEKILDPSYLDGEAQTFKDLRSIVKSSASGAVAWVGEAGGAYNSGRNLVTNAFVFSFWYLDQLGMSAAYDSKTYCRQSFIGGNYGLIDTNTFVPNPDYYSALLWHRLMGRRVVSTSFNGTSKMRAYAHCSKNRNGITLLLINLDNTTTVQVGVSVEKLTLEQAVRLTRKTQFSGGYREEEEETGNEMLREEYHLTAKDGDLHSRTMLLNGEILQLNSSGQIPPLNPRRVDVLQPITVAPYSILFAQIPISLPACK; from the exons ATGGCTTATTCAAAGAGTGATGCTAATTCAGACACACTGTTATCTGAGATGGCTTCTGCAATGAGGATTCTTGGGCTAACCCTGTGGTGGCTCTACCTAGCCAGCCGAGGCGCAACGAGGGCCGTCTCTCAGAGCGCCAACGGAACAGTGCATATCGATGGATCGTCTCCCATTGGAGTCACGGACGAAGACTTCATCTGTGCTACGATGGACTGGTGGCCGCCTACGAAATGCGACTACGGCACCTGCAGCTGGGGAACTGCTTCCCTTCTCAATCTG GATTTGAGCAACAAGATTCTTCTGAATGCTATCAAAG CCTTTTCTCCTCTGAAAATCAGACTGGGAGGAACTCTACAAGACAAACTCAGATATCAAACATCAGATGATACTATTCCATGCACTCAGTTCATCAAGAATAGCTCCGAGATGTTCGGATTCAGTCCCGGCTGCTTGCCCCTATCGCGATGGGACGAGCTCAACACCTTCTTTGCACAAGCAGG AGCTAAGGTTATATTCGGTCTGAACGCGCTAACTGGCCGGACTATTGGACCGGGCGGCGTGTGCACGGGAGCTTGGGACCCCACCAACGCAGAATCTCTAATTAGACACACTGTCAACAGTGGCTACACCATCCATGGATGGGAGCTTG GAAACGAACTGAGCGGAAACGGCATTGGAGCAAGCGTTGCAGCCGATCAATACGCAGCTGATGTGATCACACTTGGCAACAAAGTGCAGGAGATCTACAAGGGCTTCGACACCAAGCCCTTGGTTCTTGGGCCAGGCGGCTTCTTTGACGGAACGTGGTTCTCAAGATTTGTCAAGGGAGCGGCCGGATCACTTCAAGTTGTCACGCATCACATTTACAATCTCGGGCCAG GAGTGGACGAGCATTTGATTGAAAAGATACTCGACCCCTCGTATCTTGATGGCGAAGCGCAGACTTTTAAGGATCTCCGGAGCATCGTGAAGAGCTCGGCAAGTGGAGCTGTTGCTTGGGTTGGTGAGGCTGGAGGGGCTTATAACAGTGGCAGAAATCTTGTGACAAATGCATTTGTGTTTAGTTTCTG GTATCTGGATCAGCTAGGGATGTCTGCTGCCTATGATTCCAAAACATACTGCAGACAGTCCTTCATTGGCGGGAACTACGGTCTGATCGACACAAACACTTTCGTCCCTAACCCCGATTACTACAG TGCACTTCTTTGGCATCGTCTCATGGGAAGACGGGTTGTGTCGACAAGCTTCAATGGGACGAGCAAGATGCGAGCGTACGCTCATTGTTCCAAGAACAGG AACGGAATCACACTGCTACTGATCAATCTAGACAACACCACTACAGTTCAAGTTGGGGTTTCAGTCGAGAAACTGACGCTTGAGCAGGCTGTTCGCCTAACACGCAAGACACAATTCTCCGGTGGATAcagagaagaagaggaagagacCGGAAACGAGATGTTGAGAGAAGAATACCATCTAACTGCAAAAGATGGAGATTTGCATAGCAGAACAATGCTTCTAAATGGGGAAATACTGCAACTAAACTCTTCAGGCCAAATACCTCCATTAAACCCGAGAAGAGTAGACGTTTTACAACCGATAACAGTTGCTCCCTACTCTATACTATTTGCTCAGATACCTATCAGCCTCCCTGCCTGCAAATAA
- the LOC125213591 gene encoding TPD1 protein homolog 1-like codes for MRLAIAVLSILCFISTAFGKCGVNELVIGTVRSGRQIGGKPEWNVQVVNNCNCSQSNIVLTCSGFQTVKPVDPSIFQRNGDHCSVNGGRPLLPRADVKFSYAWDPPFFLFPFSTKPLC; via the exons ATGAGGCTTGCAATTGCAGTGCTTTCCATTTTGTGTTTCATCTCCACAG CATTTGGTAAATGTGGAGTGAACGAGCTTGTGATCGGGACAGTGAGGAGCGGGAGGCAGATAGGAGGGAAGCCGGAGTGGAACGTGCAAGTTGTCAACAACTGTAACTGCTCACAGTCGAACATCGTACTAACTTGCAGTGGCTTTCAGACAGTTAAGCCTGTTGATCCCTCGATTTTCCAGAGGAATGGCGACCACTGCTCCGTGAATGGAGGCCGCCCTCTTCTTCCGCGGGCTGATGTCAAATTCTCCTATGCTTGGGATCCAcccttcttcctcttccccTTCTCCACCAAGCCTCTTTGTTGA
- the LOC125213588 gene encoding cysteine--tRNA ligase, chloroplastic/mitochondrial isoform X1: MATILRWYKPLFPLRHPLAAKSFNSRTKFRFRTTFSAAKSQSLTTCCEQNTDAKSRQVKKELWLYNTMSKQRELFKPKVEGKVGMYVCGVTAYDLSHIGHARVYVAFDVLYRYLKHLGYEVNYVRNFTDVDDKIIARANELGEDPISLSRRFCEEFHLDMAYLNCLPPSVEPRVSDHIPQIIAMIRQILDNGCAYAVEGDVYFSIDKFPEYGRLSGRKLEDNRAGQRVAVDSRKRNTADFALWKAAKEGEPFWESPWGPGRPGWHIECSAMSAAYLGYSFDIHGGGMDLVFPHHENEIAQSCAACRESNISYWIHNGFVTIDSEKMSKSLGNFFTIRKVLELYHPLALRHFLLGTHYRSPINYSELLLETASDRVYYIYQALHDSESITAQHDETSLKDSIPADVATCINKFWDECLISMTDDLHTSVALAAISEPLKTMNDLLHTRKGKKQQLRVESLAALEKTVRDILAILGLLPDSYSEALKQLKDYALRRAKLTEDHVLHKIEERNAARKNKEYEKSDAIRKELASAGIALMDSPEGTTWRPALPLALQDQ, from the exons ATGGCGACGATACTGAGATGGTACAAACCCTTGTTTCCTCTCCGCCACCCACTGGCGGCGAAATCTTTCAATTCGAGGACCAAATTCCGCTTTCGCACCACTTTCTCTGCTGCAAAGTCTCAGTCTTTGACGACCTGCTGTGAGCAAAATACCGATGCTAAATCGCGGCAGGTAAAGAAAGAGCTTTGGCTGTACAACACGATGAGCAAGCAAAGAGAGCTGTTTAAGCCTAAGGTGGAAGGCAAAGTAGGAATGTACGTTTGCGGCGTCACCGCCTATGATCTCAGCCACATTGGCCACGCCCGCGTTTATGTTGCTTTTGATGTCCTCTACAG ATACCTTAAGCATTTGGGATATGAGGTTAACTACGTTCGCAATTTCACCGATGTTGATGACAAG ATTATTGCCAGAGCAAATGAGTTGGGTGAAGATCCGATAAGCTTGAGCAGAAGATTTTGTGAGGAATTTCATCTTGACATGGCGTATCTGAACTGCCTTCCTCCTTCCGTGGAGCCTCGTGTTTCTGATCACATACCGCAAATTATTGCTATGATCAGACAG ATACTGGATAATGGATGTGCATACGCAGTCGAGGGTGATGTGTACTTCTCCATAGACAAATTCCCCGAGTATGGACGATTATCTGGACGTAAACTGGAAGATAACAGGGCCGGTCAACGAGTTGCAGTGGACTCTAGGAAGAGAAACACAGCTGACTTTGCTTTATGGAAG GCAGCAAAGGAGGGAGAACCTTTCTGGGAGAGTCCATGGGGTCCGGGAAGGCCGGGATGGCATATCGAGTGCAGTGCTATGAGTGCTGCTTATTTAGGTTATTCTTTCGACATACATGGTGGTGGAATGGATCTTGTATTTCCCCATCACGAGAATGAGATTGCTCAAAGCTGTGCCGCCTGCCGTGAAAGCAATATAAGTTATTGGATCCATAATGGATTTGTGACCATAGATTCTGAGAAGATGTCGAAATCTCTTGGCAACTTTTTCACCATTAGAAAG GTACTCGAACTTTATCATCCACTGGCTCTGAGGCATTTCCTTTTGGGAACACACTATCGTTCCCCTATTAATTACTCGGAGTTACTGCTTGAAACTGCATCAGACCGTGTTTATTATATCTATCAG GCATTACATGATAGTGAGAGTATCACGGCCCAGCATGATGAAACTAGTTTGAAGGATTCGATTCCAGCAGATGTTGCAACTTGCATCAACAAATTTTGGGATGAATGTTTGATATCAATGACAGATGATCTACATACTTCTGTAGCATTGGCTGCAATTTCTGAACCATTGAAAACCATGAATGATCTTTTACATACCCGAAAG GGAAAGAAGCAACAACTCAGAGTCGAGTCACTTGCTGCTTTAGAGAAGACCGTTAGGGATATTCTTGCTATTTTGGGGCTTTTGCCAGATAGCTATTCCGAG GCGTTGAAGCAGCTGAAGGATTATGCTCTGAGGCGTGCAAAGTTGACAGAAGATCATGTTCTGCACAAGATCGAAGAAAGGAATGCTgcgagaaaaaataaagaatacgAAAAATCCGATGCAATTCGAAAAGAATTGGCTAGTGCAGGCATTGCACTCATGGACAGCCCAGAAGGCACAACTTGGAGACCTGCTCTGCCTCTGGCATTGCAAGACCAATAG